Proteins from a genomic interval of Nostoc sp. TCL240-02:
- a CDS encoding IS630 family transposase — MKAYSLDLRQKIVDAYACGDISQRKLAKNFGVTLSFVQNLLKRHRELGMIGPKVRTEQTATKLNAEQLEILRQLVIAQPDATLSELRERLYEKTEVLIGVATVNRMVRWKLHLNLKKKSPPHKKGSDEVQLARFEYWKLLRGIPVEELIFLDESGVNLSFIRKCARALPGLRAYAQKPNRKGKNVSVIGAISLKGLLTQWSGLGSIDALTFDAFIAQKLVPKLWPGAVVIMDNCSIHKSDELEALLIAAGAHLIYLPPYSPDFSPIENCWSKIKNILRRIGARTYPDLLQALDTAFAEVTIENLLGWFTHCCYCTSQD, encoded by the coding sequence ATGAAAGCCTACTCTCTCGACTTGCGTCAAAAAATAGTTGATGCTTATGCCTGCGGTGACATTTCCCAACGAAAACTGGCTAAAAACTTTGGTGTCACCTTAAGTTTTGTGCAAAATTTACTCAAACGCCATCGAGAATTGGGGATGATAGGCCCCAAGGTGCGGACTGAGCAGACAGCAACAAAGTTGAATGCTGAACAGTTAGAAATCCTGCGCCAACTCGTCATAGCACAGCCCGATGCGACGTTAAGCGAATTGCGGGAACGACTTTACGAGAAAACAGAGGTCTTAATTGGGGTAGCTACGGTGAATCGGATGGTTCGCTGGAAACTTCACCTCAACCTCAAAAAAAAGTCTCCACCTCACAAAAAAGGTAGTGATGAAGTCCAACTAGCCCGATTTGAGTACTGGAAACTCTTGAGGGGGATACCCGTCGAAGAGCTGATTTTCTTAGATGAATCGGGAGTTAATCTGTCCTTCATCCGCAAATGTGCCCGCGCCTTGCCTGGCCTTCGGGCCTATGCTCAAAAGCCCAACCGCAAAGGGAAAAATGTCTCGGTAATTGGTGCAATTAGCTTGAAAGGACTGCTCACCCAATGGAGTGGCTTAGGTTCTATCGATGCTTTGACTTTTGATGCCTTCATCGCCCAAAAGCTCGTACCCAAACTTTGGCCTGGTGCAGTGGTGATCATGGATAACTGCTCAATCCATAAAAGTGATGAACTTGAAGCTTTGCTCATCGCTGCTGGCGCTCATCTCATTTATCTCCCCCCCTATTCTCCCGATTTTTCACCGATTGAGAATTGTTGGTCCAAGATTAAGAACATTCTCCGTCGCATCGGTGCAAGGACATACCCTGATTTACTCCAGGCATTAGATACGGCATTCGCAGAAGTGACAATAGAGAATTTGCTGGGTTGGTTTACTCACTGCTGCTACTGTACCTCACAAGACTGA
- a CDS encoding NAD+ synthase encodes MKIAIAQINPTIGDLLLNAQKILEAAQRAASNGARLLLTPELSLCGYPPRDLLLNPSFVKAMGITLQNLAQDLPPNLAVLVGTVEPNPNAHISGGKTLFNSMALLENGTVKQVFHKRLLPTYDVFDERRYFEPGLQANYFTLDNIDIGVTICEDLWNDEEFWGKRSYAVNPIADLAILGVDLIVNLSASPYTVGKQQLRETMLSHSAVRFQQPIIYANQVGGNDDLIFDGCSFALNRQGEIISRARGFDTDLMVVEFDEVQSDLLLGSVAPVYESEDEEIWQALVLGVRDYARKCRFSKVVLGLSGGIDSAIVAAIATAALGKENVLGVLMPSPYSSEHSISDALALAENLGIKTNLLPIGDLMQGFDQTLGDLFAGTEFGIAEENIQSRIRGNLLMAIANKFGYLLLSTGNKSEMAVGYCTLYGDMNGGLAVIADVPKTRVYSLCHWLNRNNEIIPQNVLTKAPSAELKPGQVDQDSLPPYEILDDILQRLVHNHQSAVQIVAAGHDPVIVDRVIQMVARAEFKRRQAPPGLKITDRAFGTGWRMPIASNWVGVKKAYQTKTTATPNLSLL; translated from the coding sequence ATGAAAATTGCGATCGCTCAAATTAATCCGACAATTGGTGATTTGCTTTTAAATGCCCAAAAAATTCTGGAGGCGGCACAACGTGCAGCATCTAACGGTGCGCGTTTGTTGTTGACACCAGAACTTTCTTTATGTGGTTATCCACCACGAGATTTATTACTAAATCCTAGTTTTGTGAAGGCGATGGGCATCACTTTACAAAACTTGGCTCAAGATTTACCACCAAATTTAGCTGTGTTGGTAGGAACTGTTGAACCGAACCCCAATGCACATATTAGTGGCGGTAAAACCTTATTTAATAGCATGGCTTTGTTAGAAAATGGCACAGTCAAGCAAGTTTTTCACAAGCGACTTTTGCCTACTTACGATGTATTTGATGAACGTCGCTATTTTGAACCAGGTTTGCAAGCTAATTATTTCACTTTAGATAATATCGATATTGGCGTAACTATTTGCGAAGATTTATGGAACGATGAGGAATTTTGGGGCAAACGGAGTTATGCGGTAAATCCAATTGCTGACTTAGCAATTCTGGGTGTAGATTTGATTGTAAATTTGTCTGCTTCACCCTACACAGTCGGCAAGCAGCAGCTTCGAGAAACAATGCTCAGTCATAGTGCAGTACGTTTTCAACAACCGATTATTTATGCTAATCAGGTTGGTGGAAATGACGATTTAATTTTTGATGGGTGTAGTTTTGCCTTAAATCGCCAAGGTGAAATTATATCTCGCGCCCGTGGTTTTGATACCGATTTAATGGTGGTCGAATTTGATGAGGTACAAAGCGATTTACTATTGGGTTCTGTAGCACCTGTTTATGAATCAGAAGATGAAGAAATTTGGCAAGCTTTGGTTTTGGGAGTGCGAGATTACGCCCGCAAGTGTCGCTTTTCTAAAGTAGTTTTGGGTTTAAGTGGCGGGATTGACTCTGCAATAGTAGCTGCGATCGCCACGGCTGCACTTGGTAAAGAAAATGTCTTGGGTGTTCTCATGCCTTCCCCTTATAGTTCGGAACATTCCATTAGTGATGCTTTGGCATTAGCCGAAAATTTGGGGATTAAGACTAATCTTTTACCAATTGGCGACTTAATGCAAGGCTTCGATCAAACATTAGGTGATTTGTTTGCGGGTACTGAGTTTGGAATAGCTGAGGAGAATATTCAATCTCGGATTCGGGGTAATTTATTAATGGCGATCGCTAATAAATTTGGCTATCTGCTTTTATCTACAGGTAACAAGTCAGAAATGGCAGTTGGTTACTGTACTCTTTACGGCGATATGAATGGCGGGTTAGCGGTGATTGCAGATGTTCCTAAAACGCGTGTGTATTCACTTTGTCATTGGTTAAATCGCAATAATGAAATCATCCCGCAAAACGTTTTGACTAAAGCACCCAGCGCCGAACTCAAACCAGGTCAAGTGGATCAAGACTCTCTCCCGCCTTACGAAATTTTGGACGATATTTTGCAACGCCTGGTTCACAACCACCAATCAGCAGTGCAAATTGTTGCAGCCGGTCACGATCCGGTGATTGTAGATAGAGTAATTCAAATGGTGGCACGGGCTGAATTTAAACGGCGACAAGCACCCCCCGGATTGAAAATCACCGATCGCGCCTTCGGAACTGGTTGGCGAATGCCAATTGCTAGTAACTGGGTTGGTGTCAAAAAGGCTTACCAAACTAAAACTACAGCTACACCTAACCTTAGTTTGTTGTGA
- a CDS encoding NUDIX domain-containing protein: MPGRSQKKIPTPLNQQPLADFKVGVDNVIFSVDTVQNRLLVLLVMRQQEPFLNHWSLPGTLVRPGESLEDAAYRIMAEKIKVNNLYLEQLYTFGGPNRDPREATDSYGVRYLSVSYFALVRFEEAELIADRMTGIAWYPVKEVPQLAFDHNEILAYGHRRLRNKLEYSPVAFEVLPEMFTLNDLYQLYATVLDDNFSDYSNFRARLLKLGFLCDTGIKVSRGAGRPASLYKFDAEAFAPLKDKPLVFI, encoded by the coding sequence ATGCCAGGACGTTCACAAAAAAAGATACCAACTCCGTTAAACCAACAACCTTTGGCCGATTTCAAGGTTGGTGTTGATAATGTAATTTTTTCTGTAGATACTGTGCAAAATCGGCTGTTAGTTCTACTAGTAATGCGACAGCAAGAACCATTTCTAAATCATTGGAGTCTTCCCGGTACTTTAGTACGTCCAGGAGAGTCTTTAGAGGATGCCGCCTATCGTATTATGGCGGAGAAAATTAAGGTCAACAATCTCTACTTAGAACAACTCTATACATTTGGCGGGCCAAATCGCGATCCACGGGAAGCAACTGATAGTTATGGTGTGCGTTATCTATCAGTTAGTTACTTTGCCCTAGTGCGATTTGAGGAAGCCGAATTAATTGCCGATCGCATGACTGGTATAGCTTGGTATCCAGTCAAAGAAGTGCCGCAATTAGCTTTTGACCATAATGAAATTCTGGCTTATGGACACAGGCGATTACGAAATAAATTAGAGTATAGCCCGGTGGCTTTTGAAGTCTTGCCAGAAATGTTTACCTTGAATGATTTATATCAGTTATACGCCACAGTTTTAGATGATAACTTTTCCGATTATTCTAATTTTCGGGCGCGTCTACTCAAGTTAGGTTTTTTATGCGATACCGGAATTAAGGTATCACGGGGTGCTGGTCGTCCGGCTAGTTTGTATAAGTTTGACGCGGAAGCATTTGCTCCCTTAAAAGATAAACCCTTGGTGTTTATTTAA
- a CDS encoding nicotinate-nucleotide adenylyltransferase, protein MRVALFGTSADPPTAGHQKILSWLSERYDWVAVWAADNPFKSHQTPLEHRAAMLRLLIADIDAPRHNIALEQELSSFRTLETVEKAKLTWGEDAELTLIIGSDLLSQLPRWYRIEDLLQQVQLLIVPRPGYAIDESSSEVVQKLGGKIAIASLTGLDVSSTAYREHGDSQALTAPVVAYINREHLYECQDVHKKRYQLR, encoded by the coding sequence ATGAGAGTTGCTTTGTTTGGTACTAGTGCCGATCCACCAACTGCGGGACATCAAAAAATTCTGAGTTGGTTGTCTGAGCGTTATGATTGGGTAGCGGTTTGGGCGGCGGATAATCCGTTTAAGTCTCATCAAACACCCTTAGAACATCGGGCGGCAATGTTGCGACTGTTGATTGCGGATATAGACGCGCCAAGGCACAATATTGCTTTGGAACAAGAATTAAGTAGCTTCAGAACACTGGAAACAGTAGAAAAAGCCAAGCTTACTTGGGGTGAAGACGCTGAATTGACGTTGATTATTGGTTCAGATTTACTGAGTCAGCTACCACGTTGGTATCGCATTGAAGATTTGTTACAGCAAGTGCAACTACTGATTGTACCGCGACCCGGATATGCAATAGATGAATCTAGTTCAGAGGTAGTGCAAAAGCTGGGAGGGAAAATTGCGATCGCTAGTCTGACCGGTCTAGATGTTTCCTCAACAGCCTACCGCGAACATGGAGATTCTCAAGCCCTCACCGCCCCTGTAGTTGCCTATATTAATCGAGAGCATTTGTACGAATGCCAGGACGTTCACAAAAAAAGATACCAACTCCGTTAA
- a CDS encoding nicotinate phosphoribosyltransferase codes for MTTLPDLDYVYKQQSQQNQELNLSADDYSLLTDLYQLTMAACYTGEGIEQRRASFELSVRRLPEGFGYLIAMGLTQALEYLAKIRFSASQIAALQATGIFAHAGDRFWSLLAEGKFTGDVWAVPEGTAVFANQPLLRVEAPLWQAQLVETYLLNTINYQTLIATKAARLRDVAGESATLLEFGTRRAFSPQGSLWAARAALAGGLDSTSNVLAALQLGEKPSGTMAHALVMALSAIEGTEEQAFSAFHRYFPGAPLLIDTYDTLAAAQRLAEKVNSGEMQLTGVRLDSGDLVTLSKQVRSLLPGVPIFASGDLDEWEIARLKAAGAQIDGYGLGTRLVTGSPVNGVYKLVDIDGIPVMKQSSGKVTYPGRKQIFRSFTGGRVKADRLGLLGEIALEEEPLLQLVVQEGQRLQPLESLATIRQRTAASVASLPQQARLLDHPVAVEVEISEGLRVLTEETKKRTAEALSTQR; via the coding sequence ATGACAACTTTGCCAGATTTGGACTATGTATATAAACAGCAAAGCCAGCAGAATCAGGAACTAAACCTCTCGGCTGATGACTACAGCTTGCTGACCGATCTTTACCAATTGACGATGGCAGCTTGTTACACAGGCGAAGGTATAGAACAACGACGGGCAAGCTTTGAATTGTCTGTCAGAAGATTGCCAGAAGGTTTTGGTTATTTAATTGCAATGGGGCTAACGCAAGCATTGGAATATTTAGCCAAAATCCGCTTTAGTGCCTCGCAAATTGCAGCGTTACAAGCAACGGGAATTTTTGCTCATGCAGGCGATCGCTTTTGGTCACTTTTAGCTGAGGGTAAATTTACTGGTGATGTTTGGGCAGTACCAGAAGGGACAGCCGTATTTGCCAATCAACCACTGTTGCGGGTGGAAGCACCACTTTGGCAAGCGCAACTAGTGGAAACTTACCTTCTGAATACGATTAATTACCAGACTTTGATTGCCACAAAAGCAGCACGGTTGCGGGATGTAGCGGGAGAATCAGCAACACTTTTAGAATTTGGCACAAGACGAGCATTTAGTCCGCAGGGGTCTTTGTGGGCGGCGCGGGCGGCGTTGGCAGGTGGGCTAGATTCAACCTCCAATGTGTTAGCAGCGCTACAACTGGGAGAAAAGCCTAGTGGTACGATGGCACACGCCTTGGTGATGGCGCTGTCAGCAATAGAAGGCACTGAAGAACAAGCTTTTAGTGCATTTCATCGATATTTTCCGGGTGCGCCATTGCTGATTGATACCTACGATACCCTTGCTGCTGCCCAGCGTTTGGCTGAAAAAGTAAATTCCGGGGAAATGCAATTGACAGGAGTGAGATTGGACTCAGGAGATTTAGTTACCTTATCAAAACAGGTGCGATCGCTCCTTCCCGGTGTGCCAATTTTTGCCAGTGGCGACTTGGATGAGTGGGAAATTGCCAGGTTAAAAGCTGCTGGGGCGCAAATTGATGGTTATGGATTGGGAACCAGATTAGTTACAGGTTCGCCTGTAAATGGAGTCTATAAACTTGTAGACATTGATGGCATCCCAGTGATGAAGCAGTCGAGTGGTAAAGTTACTTATCCAGGGCGCAAGCAGATTTTTCGTTCGTTTACCGGAGGTAGGGTAAAAGCAGATAGGTTGGGACTTTTAGGTGAAATTGCTTTGGAAGAAGAGCCTTTGTTGCAGTTGGTAGTACAGGAAGGTCAACGGTTGCAACCGTTAGAGTCTTTGGCAACAATTCGTCAACGTACCGCAGCCTCAGTTGCCAGTTTGCCACAACAGGCACGGCTTTTGGATCATCCTGTGGCTGTAGAAGTGGAGATTTCTGAGGGGTTACGGGTGTTGACTGAAGAGACTAAGAAACGAACCGCAGAAGCGCTGAGTACACAGAGGTAA
- a CDS encoding BrnT family toxin has translation MEFEWDLKKHGVSFEEAKTVFGNSLAVIFDDEAHSIDEQQEIIIGHSQQNLLLLICFTERSNTKLIVL, from the coding sequence ATGGAGTTCGAGTGGGATTTGAAGAAGCACGGTGTCAGCTTTGAAGAAGCCAAAACTGTCTTCGGCAATTCTCTGGCAGTGATCTTTGATGATGAAGCGCACTCTATAGATGAGCAGCAAGAAATCATTATTGGTCACTCTCAACAAAATCTCTTGCTGTTGATTTGTTTCACTGAGCGTTCCAATACTAAGCTAATAGTCCTTTAA
- a CDS encoding diflavin flavoprotein, which translates to MSKNKPRDVQVYPIATDTRILRSRSWSRLRFEIEYALAKGTTANSYLIESDKTAIIDPPGETFTEIYLEALQQRFHLEDLDYVILGHINPNRAATLKALLEIAPQITFVCSNPGAINLRGALENPDLQILVMRGEETLDLGNGHNLQFIPTPNPRYADQLCTYDPQTEILYTDKLFGAHVCGDQVFDEGWEVYNEDRRYYFDCLMAPHARQVETALEKLADFPVRMYATGHGPLVRYGLIELTKSYREWSQQQTSADLTVALIYASAYGNTATLAQAIARGITKAGVAVESINCEFTEPEEIRAAVEKAGGFIMGSPTLGGHAPTPVQTALGIVLSTATNNKLAGVFGSFGWSGEAVDLIEGKLKDAGYRFGFDTIRVKFKPDDATLQLCEEAGTDFAQALKKARKVRSQSLPATTVEQAVGRIVGSLCVLTAKEGDRSSAMLASWVAQASFNPPGLTIAVAKERAVETLTHTGNKFVLNILKEGNHLGLMKHFLKPFGPGQDRFADVASQEAENGSPILTDALAYLECSVQNRMESGDHWLVYATVENGKLLDNDGVTAVHHRKSATHY; encoded by the coding sequence ATGTCAAAAAATAAACCTCGTGATGTTCAAGTTTATCCCATAGCTACAGATACAAGAATATTGCGATCGCGCAGTTGGTCAAGGCTCAGATTTGAAATTGAATATGCTCTTGCCAAGGGTACAACTGCTAATTCTTATTTAATTGAAAGCGATAAAACTGCCATTATTGATCCTCCAGGGGAAACGTTTACAGAAATTTATTTAGAAGCCTTGCAGCAGCGTTTCCATCTCGAAGATTTAGATTATGTAATTTTGGGACACATAAATCCTAACAGGGCTGCAACTTTAAAAGCTTTGTTGGAAATTGCTCCACAAATCACATTTGTTTGTTCTAATCCAGGGGCGATAAATTTGCGTGGGGCGCTGGAAAATCCAGATTTGCAAATTCTGGTTATGCGGGGCGAAGAAACTCTAGATTTGGGTAACGGGCATAATTTACAATTTATTCCCACCCCGAATCCTCGCTATGCAGATCAACTCTGCACCTACGATCCGCAAACAGAAATTCTCTACACAGATAAGTTATTTGGGGCGCACGTTTGCGGAGATCAGGTATTTGATGAAGGCTGGGAAGTATATAACGAAGATCGGCGCTATTATTTTGATTGCCTCATGGCTCCCCACGCCCGTCAAGTAGAAACAGCGCTGGAAAAACTAGCCGATTTTCCCGTGAGAATGTATGCCACTGGACACGGCCCTTTGGTGCGCTATGGCTTAATCGAACTGACTAAATCTTATCGAGAATGGAGTCAACAGCAAACTTCTGCTGACTTGACAGTGGCGTTAATTTATGCATCAGCTTATGGAAATACAGCAACCTTAGCCCAAGCGATCGCTCGTGGCATCACCAAAGCTGGTGTGGCTGTAGAATCGATTAACTGCGAATTTACTGAACCAGAAGAAATTCGGGCGGCTGTAGAAAAAGCCGGTGGTTTCATCATGGGTTCTCCAACTCTCGGCGGTCATGCACCGACACCTGTGCAAACAGCTTTAGGAATTGTGCTATCCACCGCGACTAATAATAAACTCGCTGGTGTTTTTGGTTCCTTTGGCTGGAGTGGGGAAGCAGTTGATTTAATTGAAGGTAAATTAAAAGATGCTGGCTATCGGTTTGGTTTTGACACCATCCGCGTGAAATTCAAACCTGACGATGCCACCTTACAGTTATGTGAAGAAGCTGGAACCGACTTTGCCCAAGCACTGAAGAAAGCTAGAAAAGTGCGATCGCAGAGTCTTCCTGCTACTACTGTAGAACAAGCAGTTGGTCGTATTGTTGGTTCTTTGTGCGTTTTGACTGCCAAAGAAGGCGATCGCTCCAGTGCCATGTTAGCCTCTTGGGTAGCTCAAGCTAGCTTTAATCCGCCTGGTTTAACCATAGCCGTCGCTAAAGAACGGGCAGTAGAAACACTGACCCATACAGGAAACAAATTTGTCCTCAATATTCTTAAAGAAGGGAATCATTTGGGGTTGATGAAGCACTTCCTCAAACCTTTTGGCCCAGGACAAGATCGATTTGCTGATGTCGCCTCCCAAGAAGCTGAAAACGGTTCTCCCATACTTACAGATGCCTTGGCATATCTGGAATGTTCTGTACAAAACCGTATGGAATCTGGCGACCACTGGCTAGTTTATGCAACCGTCGAGAATGGCAAATTGTTAGATAATGATGGTGTTACAGCCGTGCATCATCGTAAGTCGGCAACTCATTATTAA